The window ACCGCCTCCCGGCTTGGCGAACTCGTCCTTTCCGCCCGGAACGTCGCTGGGCTGAAGGCGCGGAGCGCGATCGAAGCGGGGGCGAGCCACTATCCGGCGATGGTCGCGCTCCACACGTCGTGGCTCGCCGGCCTGTGGTGGCTCGGGCGTGACGCGACCGTGTCGCCCGGCTGGCTGGCGGCCTTCGGGGCGCTGCAGGTCCTGAGGGTCTGGACGCTCGCCACGCTCGGCCGGCGCTGGACGACGCGCATTCTGGTGATTCCGGGCGAGACGCTCGTGCGCCGCGGGCCGTATCGCTTCGTGGCCCACCCGAACTATGTGGTCGTCGCGGGCGAGATCGCCGTCCTGCCGCTCGTTTTCGGGCTGCCGGTCTTCGCCTTCGTGTTTTCGCTGCTGAACGCGGGCATGCTCGCCGTCCGCATTCGCGCCGAGGAGGCGGCCTTGAAGCGTCACGCCGCACCTTGAGCTGAAGCCGGGGTCGGGCCACGATCGCCGCTCCCCGGCTTCAGGAGACGCCATGACCGCCGAAGCGACGACCCCCGACGCCATCGCCCGCCGCATCGCGCAGGGGCGGGGGCTCGCGCCCGCCGACATCGTCATCAAGGGCGCGCGGGTGCTCGACGTGGTCACCGCGACGCTGTTCGAGAGCGACGTCGCGATCGCCGGCGACAGGATCGTCGGCACCTTCGGCGAGTACGAGGGGCGGGAGATCATCGACGGCCGCGGGCTGACCGTGGTTCCGGGCTTCATCGACACCCACCTCCACATCGAATCCTCGCTGCTGACGCCGCTGGAATTCGACCGTTGCGTGCTGCCGCACGGCGTGACGACGATCGTGTGGGACCCGCACGAGATCGCCAACGTGCTGGGGGCGGAGGGGATCGACTACGCGCTGCGGGCGGCCGAGGCCACGGTGATGGACATCCGCGTCAACCTCTCGTCCTGCGTGCCCGCCTCGCCGCTCGAGACCTCGGGCGCGCGGCTCGGCGTCGACGATCTCACGCCGTTCCGCGGCCGGGCGAAGGCGCTGGGCCTCGCCGAGTTCATGAATTTTCCAGGCGTGCTGAACGCCGATCCCGGCTGTCTCGCCAAGCTCGCCGCCTTCCAGGACGGCCACATCGACGGCCACGCGCCCCTGGTGCGCGGCAAGGACCTCAACGGCTACCTCTCCGCCGGCATTCGCACCGACCATGAGGCCACCAGCTACGAGGAGGGGTTGGAGAAGCTCCGCAAGGGCATGACGGTGCTGATCCGCGAAAGCTCGATCGCCAAGGATCTGCATGCGCTGTGGCCGCTGCTGACGGCCGAGACATCGGCCTTCGTCGCCTTCTGCACCGACGACCGTAACCCGGTCGAGATCGCGGCGGAGGGCCATCTCGACCACATGATCCGCTGGACCATCGCGCAAGGAGCGCCCGCCGCCCACGTCTACCGCGCGGCGAGCTGGTCGGGGGCCAACGCCTTTGGGCTGCGCGACCGGGGGATCGTGGCACCGGGCAAGCGCGCGGACCTCGTGCTTTTGTCCGACTACGAGGACTGCCGCGTGCAGACGGTGATCGCCGGCGGCCGCGTGGTGACCGACGCGCTGTTCGCCGCCCGGGCGGTCCCCGACCCCGTCGGCCTCGACAGCATGAAGGCGGAGCCGGTGACGGCGGACGACCTGACGTCGAAGGGCGCCGGCGGGCCGCGGCCGGTGATCGGCGTCGTGCCCGGCAAGATCGTCACCGACCATCTGACGCTGGAGCTCGCGGCCGAGGGCGGCGCGGTGCGGCCCGATCTCGCCCAGGACGCCCTCGCCGTCGCGGTGATCGCCCGACACGGGATCAACCGCAACATCGGCCGCGGCTTCGTGAAGGGCTTCGAGCTGAAGGCCGGCGCGATCGCCTCTTCGGTCGGGCACGACAGCCACAACATTTGCGTCGTCGGCGTCACGGCCGACGATATGGCGCTGGCCGCCAACCGGGTCATCGCGCTCGGCGGCGGCTTCGTCGTGGCGGCCGAGGGCGAGGTGAAGGCCGAACTCGCGCTGCCGGTGGCGGGATTGATGAGTCTCGAGCCGCATGAAGCGGTGCACGACCGGCTCGTCGCGCTCCGCGCCGCGGCCGTCGCGCTCGGCTGCACGCTGTCGGAGCCGTTCCTGCAGGTGGCCTTCCTGCCGCTCACCGTCATTCCGCATCTGAAGATCAGCGACTTCGGCATGGTCGACGTGAACCGCTTCGAGGTCATCGCGGCATGAGCGGCCGCTTCGAGGGGCGACGCGTGCTGGCGCTCGGCGACACGGACGCGGCGCTCGGCCTCGCGCAGGAGGCCGCGGCGGCCTTCGGGGCGGAAGGCGCGGACCTGCGCGTCGCGTCGCTCGCGCTGGAGGGCGAGCCGGAGCCGCCGGTCTTCCTGCCCGAATCGCTCGCGGCGTCGCGGCTGTTCCGCGGCTCGCACTTGGTGCTCGCGGCGCTGTCGGACGCGGGCTTCCGGGCGCTGTTCGCCGCCTATGTCGAGGCCGACCTCGCCCGGGAGCCGTCGCGCCCGCTCGTGATCGCCGTCGACGCGGCGCCGGCGGGCTCCGGCGCCGTCGACTGGATGGCGGCCCGGGTGCCCGCCGACGTGCTGCGGCTGCGCAGCCATCCCGATCTCGCGCTCTACGGCAGGGTGGCGGCGGCGCTCGGCGTGGACGCCACCAACGCGGCGCTGGCCCCCTCGGCCGACGGGCTTTTCGGGATGAGCGAGGCCCTGCTGATGGGCCAGGACCTGCGCGAATCGGCGCTTCCGCTCCGCCAGTCGCTCGCGGGCCGGATCATTCCGGACGCTCCGGAAGCGCCAAAACCGGCTTCTGGCCTTGCCGCCGGCCTCATGAGGCGGTTAGTTCGCAGAGGCCGTTCGGCGCCGCAGCATTAGGGGATGCGCCGGTCGTCGATCGGTCACGCTTTGAATGCTTTTTGACATGCCGCATTGGGGCGCAATTTTCAGGAGACTGACATGGCCAATCGCTACGAGGTCGGGGAGAAGGACACCCGGCCCTGGGGGACGTGGGAGGTCATCGCCGGGGGCGAGAACTACGCGGTAAAGCGGATCGTGGTGTCGCCCGGCGCGCGCCTGTCGCTGCAGAAGCACCAGCACCGCGAGGAGCACTGGATCGTCGTCGAGGGCGAGGGGATCGTCACCCGCGACGACGAGCGCATCCCGGTGAAGACCGGCGTCGCCGTGCATCTCCCGCTGCACTGCGTGCACCGCGTCGAGAACCCGGGGAAGGTTGACCTGGTGTTTATTGAAGTGCAGCGCGGCGATCCGCTGGACGAGGACGACATCGAGCGGATCGAGGACGACTACGGCCGCGCGCCTGCGGGCGAGGGCTCGACCGCCCCGGCCGGCGCGCCGAGCGGGTTCGCCGGCGTCACAGCGCTGGTGATGGACTTCGACGGCGTCTTCACGGACGACCGCGTGCTGGTGGATCAGGACGGCCGCGAGGCCGTCTTCGCCAGCCGCTCCGACGGCATGGGTCTCGAGCGGCTGCGCAAGCTGACCTCGATCCGCACTCTGATCCTGTCGAAGGAGCCGAACCCCGTTGTCTCCGCGCGGGGCGCCAAGCTCAAGATCGAGGTGCTGCAAGGCATCGACGACAAGCTGCCGGAGCTCGACCGTTGGCTCGCCGCCAATGGTCTGACCCGCGAGCAGACCGTCTACATCGGCAACGACGTCAACGATCTTGAATGCCTTAGGGCTGTGGGCTTCCCCGTGGCCCCCGCGGACGCCCGCGCGGAGGCCAAGGCCGCCGCGCGTTTCGTCACCACGGCGCTGGGCGGCCGCGGCGCGCTGCGGGAACTGTGCGAGCGGCTGATCGCGGACCATGTCCCCGGCGTTTCGGACCAGGCGTCGGCCCGCTACGCCGCCGCGAGCTGATCGTCGCGAATTTCAACGCTGCAGCGCAACGAATGAGCGCGTTGCGGCGTTGGCTCGCGCGACCTGCCACTCGTTGGCCGGCGAGCGCCTTCGAACGAGAGGGATTGCGCGGTGAAGATCAATATCGGCTTCGAGATCACGCATAACTTTCCTCAGCCCACCCCCATGATGGTGATGCTGAACGTGCATCCGAGCCGTGAGCTCGACCTGGTCAAGCCGGACCAGGTGACGTCCTACCCCTACACGCCGATCTCGGTGTACCTCGACGGCTTCGGCAATGTCTGCGGCCGGCTGGTCGCCCCGGCGGGCGACTTCACGCTGACGACCGACGCCGTCGTGCTCGACAGCGGCGAGCCCGACGTCGCGTCGTGGGACGCCTATCAGCACGCGGTCGAGGACCTGCCGGACGACACCCTCGTCTTCCTGCTCGGCAGCCGCTACTGCGAAACCGACCGCCTCGTGAACGACGCCTGGGCGATGTTCGGGAACACGCCACTGGGCTGGGGCCGGGTGCAGGCGATCGTCGACTTCGTCCATAATCACATCACGTTCGGCTACAACCATGCGCGCGCGACGAAATCGGCGTTCGACGCCTGGAACGAGCGACAGGGCGTATGCCGGGACTTCGCCCATCTCGCGATCGCGCTCTGCCGCTGCATGAACATCCCGGCGCGCTACGCCACAGGCTATCTCGGCGACATCGGCGTTCCGAAAGACCCCGCGCCGATGGATTTCAGCGCTTGGTTCGAAGTCTATCTCGGCGGTCGCTGGCACACCTTCGACGCCCGGCACAACAAGCCGCGCGTGGGACGCATCGTCATGGCGCGGGGCCGCGACGCGGCGGACGTGGCGCTCACCAACGCCTTCGGACCCAACTCGCTCAAGACCTTCAGGGTCTGGACCGACGAGGTCTGGTAAGGGCGCCCAGCGCGCGCGATCTGCGCTATAAGCCCCCATCTTTTCCGAACGATCGGGCCTGACGCCGTGACGACCGCCGCAGCGCGCCGCTTTTCAGTCGCGCCCATGATGGACTGGACCGACAGAAACTGTCGGCTGTTTCACCGCGCGCTGACGCGCGAGGCTCTGCTGTACACCGAGATGGTGACGACCGGCGCAGTGCGGTTCGGTCCCCGCGAGCGCCTGATCGGATTCTCCCCAGCCGAGCAGCCGGTGGCGGTCCAACTCGGCGGCTCGGAGCCCGCGGAACTCGCCGAGGCCGCGCGCATTTGCGAGGACTTCGGCTACGTCGAGGTCAATCTCAACGTCGGTTGCCCTTCCGACCGGGTTCAGGACGGCCGCTTCGGCGCTTGCCTGATGGCGGAGCCTACGCGGGTCGCCGACTGCGTCGCGGCGATGAAGGCCGCGGTTTCGGTCCCGGTCACGGTGAAGTGCCGCATCGGGATCGACGATCAGGACCCGGAGCAGGCGCTCGACGCCCTGGCCGACGCCGTGCTCGCGGCCGGCTCCGACGC is drawn from Methylopila sp. 73B and contains these coding sequences:
- the ade gene encoding adenine deaminase produces the protein MTAEATTPDAIARRIAQGRGLAPADIVIKGARVLDVVTATLFESDVAIAGDRIVGTFGEYEGREIIDGRGLTVVPGFIDTHLHIESSLLTPLEFDRCVLPHGVTTIVWDPHEIANVLGAEGIDYALRAAEATVMDIRVNLSSCVPASPLETSGARLGVDDLTPFRGRAKALGLAEFMNFPGVLNADPGCLAKLAAFQDGHIDGHAPLVRGKDLNGYLSAGIRTDHEATSYEEGLEKLRKGMTVLIRESSIAKDLHALWPLLTAETSAFVAFCTDDRNPVEIAAEGHLDHMIRWTIAQGAPAAHVYRAASWSGANAFGLRDRGIVAPGKRADLVLLSDYEDCRVQTVIAGGRVVTDALFAARAVPDPVGLDSMKAEPVTADDLTSKGAGGPRPVIGVVPGKIVTDHLTLELAAEGGAVRPDLAQDALAVAVIARHGINRNIGRGFVKGFELKAGAIASSVGHDSHNICVVGVTADDMALAANRVIALGGGFVVAAEGEVKAELALPVAGLMSLEPHEAVHDRLVALRAAAVALGCTLSEPFLQVAFLPLTVIPHLKISDFGMVDVNRFEVIAA
- a CDS encoding transglutaminase family protein produces the protein MKINIGFEITHNFPQPTPMMVMLNVHPSRELDLVKPDQVTSYPYTPISVYLDGFGNVCGRLVAPAGDFTLTTDAVVLDSGEPDVASWDAYQHAVEDLPDDTLVFLLGSRYCETDRLVNDAWAMFGNTPLGWGRVQAIVDFVHNHITFGYNHARATKSAFDAWNERQGVCRDFAHLAIALCRCMNIPARYATGYLGDIGVPKDPAPMDFSAWFEVYLGGRWHTFDARHNKPRVGRIVMARGRDAADVALTNAFGPNSLKTFRVWTDEVW
- a CDS encoding isoprenylcysteine carboxylmethyltransferase family protein, with the protein product MSGAVLLLLFVTASRLGELVLSARNVAGLKARSAIEAGASHYPAMVALHTSWLAGLWWLGRDATVSPGWLAAFGALQVLRVWTLATLGRRWTTRILVIPGETLVRRGPYRFVAHPNYVVVAGEIAVLPLVFGLPVFAFVFSLLNAGMLAVRIRAEEAALKRHAAP
- a CDS encoding cupin domain-containing protein — encoded protein: MANRYEVGEKDTRPWGTWEVIAGGENYAVKRIVVSPGARLSLQKHQHREEHWIVVEGEGIVTRDDERIPVKTGVAVHLPLHCVHRVENPGKVDLVFIEVQRGDPLDEDDIERIEDDYGRAPAGEGSTAPAGAPSGFAGVTALVMDFDGVFTDDRVLVDQDGREAVFASRSDGMGLERLRKLTSIRTLILSKEPNPVVSARGAKLKIEVLQGIDDKLPELDRWLAANGLTREQTVYIGNDVNDLECLRAVGFPVAPADARAEAKAAARFVTTALGGRGALRELCERLIADHVPGVSDQASARYAAAS